From the Priestia koreensis genome, one window contains:
- a CDS encoding methyl-accepting chemotaxis protein — MNWFKNLKLARRMSLLISLLMLISFGIAVAYELQLTYKGNLGKGQAFAEQEAVVNSGKVQQLLDSGKQTLDNLNVTINTLRQGNQLSREQVISLLEAKLKSTPQLLGLYTIWEPNAFDGKDKQYVNKEGYDATGRLLPYVVRSGDKITVTPLHNYDKEGEGDWYLVPKDTKKPLLLDPYDYDGVTMTSLVVPILDDQGQFLGILGADFALNSLQDFIEGIKPLGGHSNLISSNGHYVENSENEKKNLKLIESKKIRDQLNKGKVVKENTDQYIHIYQPISITGLDDTYWTFELVIPKSVILKDYYDIQNASLIMIVVTLLVVMLVIILVVRSATKPIEHAVEVVKEIANGNLRAKIDAKYLNNDEVGQLGKSLNGMVDQLTVIFTDIRQSSEQVAATSEELTASAEENSRATEQIARATHELATGGERQVSSAQEATEIVGRVSTGMNEASHSMKHVSQLIEKGNESAQSGNKIVFETVDKMNHVQEKILSAQEVVNFLGRKSKEIDQIVTFITQISDQTNLLSLNAAIEAARAGEHGKGFAVVASEVRKLAEQSGKAAEEIRELIQHIQSETNRAVQSMNDSTSAMTDGLANVKISGESFKALADIMIEVQAQSEQVSEVVADTSQQSLIMVENMNEMKGISEQASGNTHQLASSAEEQSASMEEIAAVADSLSKMSQNLQQSINRFTF, encoded by the coding sequence ATGAACTGGTTTAAAAATCTAAAGCTTGCTCGACGAATGAGTTTACTAATTAGCTTACTGATGCTTATTTCCTTTGGTATCGCTGTTGCTTATGAGCTTCAGCTAACATATAAAGGAAACTTGGGGAAAGGACAGGCATTTGCTGAGCAGGAAGCGGTTGTGAATTCAGGTAAAGTGCAACAGCTCCTAGATTCGGGTAAGCAAACGCTAGATAATCTAAATGTAACAATTAATACGCTAAGGCAAGGCAATCAGCTAAGCAGGGAACAGGTTATCTCATTACTAGAGGCAAAGCTGAAATCAACGCCTCAGCTTTTGGGACTCTATACGATATGGGAACCAAATGCGTTTGATGGAAAGGACAAGCAGTATGTAAATAAAGAGGGCTATGATGCTACAGGGCGCTTGCTTCCTTACGTTGTACGATCAGGCGATAAAATTACGGTTACCCCCCTTCATAATTATGACAAAGAAGGAGAAGGAGACTGGTATTTGGTTCCGAAAGATACGAAGAAGCCACTGTTATTAGATCCGTATGACTATGACGGTGTAACGATGACGTCGTTAGTTGTTCCTATTTTAGATGATCAAGGGCAATTTCTGGGGATTCTCGGAGCTGATTTTGCATTAAATTCATTACAGGACTTTATTGAAGGGATTAAGCCGCTCGGAGGCCATTCAAATTTAATTTCTAGTAATGGTCATTACGTAGAAAATAGTGAAAACGAGAAGAAAAATTTAAAACTTATTGAATCAAAAAAAATCCGTGATCAATTAAATAAAGGAAAAGTAGTGAAAGAGAATACGGATCAATACATTCATATTTATCAACCAATCTCGATTACGGGATTAGATGACACGTATTGGACGTTTGAACTTGTCATTCCAAAATCCGTGATTTTAAAAGATTATTATGATATTCAAAACGCTTCTCTTATCATGATCGTCGTCACGCTACTTGTTGTAATGCTCGTTATTATACTAGTTGTAAGAAGCGCAACAAAGCCTATTGAGCATGCAGTCGAAGTAGTAAAAGAGATTGCAAATGGAAATTTGCGTGCAAAGATTGATGCAAAGTACCTCAATAATGACGAAGTAGGACAGCTAGGTAAGTCACTAAATGGCATGGTTGATCAGCTGACCGTTATTTTTACTGATATTCGTCAAAGCTCTGAGCAGGTAGCAGCCACTTCAGAAGAGCTAACGGCGAGCGCAGAGGAAAATAGCCGTGCAACGGAACAAATTGCTCGTGCCACTCACGAACTAGCAACGGGCGGGGAAAGACAGGTATCAAGCGCACAGGAGGCGACTGAAATTGTTGGTCGCGTTTCTACGGGAATGAATGAAGCTTCACATTCTATGAAGCATGTATCTCAATTAATTGAAAAGGGAAATGAAAGTGCCCAATCTGGAAATAAAATTGTGTTCGAAACAGTTGATAAAATGAATCATGTTCAAGAGAAGATTTTATCTGCTCAAGAGGTTGTTAATTTCCTAGGTAGAAAATCAAAAGAGATTGATCAAATTGTAACGTTTATTACACAGATTTCGGATCAAACGAATTTGCTGTCACTAAATGCCGCCATTGAAGCTGCACGCGCAGGAGAGCATGGAAAAGGGTTTGCGGTTGTAGCAAGTGAAGTGAGAAAGCTAGCCGAACAATCAGGAAAAGCCGCGGAGGAAATTCGAGAGCTCATTCAACATATTCAGTCTGAAACAAACCGAGCTGTTCAGTCGATGAACGATAGCACCTCAGCAATGACAGACGGATTAGCAAACGTGAAGATAAGCGGTGAGTCTTTCAAAGCGCTAGCAGATATTATGATTGAAGTTCAAGCCCAATCTGAACAAGTTTCGGAGGTAGTAGCAGACACGAGTCAACAATCGTTGATAATGGTTGAAAATATGAATGAAATGAAGGGAATTTCTGAACAAGCATCTGGAAATACCCATCAGCTTGCTTCATCTGCTGAAGAGCAAAGCGCTTCAATGGAGGAAATTGCGGCGGTAGCAGATTCTCTCAGTAAAATGTCGCAAAACCTTCAGCAATCAATTAACAGATTTACCTTCTAA